The Leishmania major strain Friedlin complete genome, chromosome 23 genome has a segment encoding these proteins:
- a CDS encoding putative tryptophanyl-tRNA synthetase gives MDDGARQHMRDVMAKCRKRTMTTTPSANAEGVATPVLDAVPAGDAALQAAASPAMQQRQQPPALALHHFFHRDIAFSHRDLHKALVDIEASVKTGERSVFLYTGRGPSAGTMHLGHVLPFMLTKYLQDVFSLPLVIQITDDEKFLFRDVPFEGAKADELIRSNIKDIIAFNFNPRHTFIFRNTHYMGDMYPTVLRLQRSMTGNAVKHTLGITDSDNVGKLAFPATQAAPCFSTAFRRVLRNGDRPMRCLIPCAIDQDPFFVLTRAAALRLKQLPPALLHTKFLPALKGLEHKMSSSAEEKGVITLHDTDKQVRKKLRRAFSGGCATLEQMQETGANLELDVAYQYLRFFCPDDTLFADVTQRYRSGTLNSGEVKDLAADCIIREVLHDWRERRATVTDDDVVEFCRIRDILL, from the coding sequence ATGGACGACGGTGCGCGTCAGCACATGCGCGATGTCATGGCCAAGTGCCGTAAGCGGACCATGACCACCACCCCATCCGCTAACGCCGAGGGCGTCGCGACCCCGGTTTTGGATGCCGTGCCAGCTGGAGATGCGGCACTGCAGGCCGCCGCATCTCCTGccatgcagcagcggcagcagccaccagcGCTGGCGCTTCACCACTTCTTCCACCGCGACATCGCCTTCTCACACCGCGATTTGCACAAGGCACTTGTGGATATCGAGGCCTCCGTCAAAACGGGAGAGCGCTCTGTCTTCCTCTACACTGGCCGTGGCCCCAGCGCTGGCACCATGCACTTGGGCCATGTGCTGCCCTTCATGCTCACCAAGTACCTCCAAGACGTCTTCAGCCTTCCGCTCGTTATACAAATCACAGATGACGAAAAGTTTCTCTTTCGCGACGTCCCCTTCGAGGGTGCCAAAGCGGACGAGCTGATTCGCAGCAACATCAAGGATATCATCGCCTTCAACTTCAACCCGCGCCACACCTTCATATTCCGCAACACGCACTACATGGGCGATATGTACCCGACAGTGCTCCGGCTGCAACGTAGCATGACAGGCAACGCCGTGAAGCACACGCTCGGCATCACGGACAGCGATAATGTCGGCAAGCTTGCCTTTCCTGCCACCCAGGCTGCTCCGTGCTTCAGCACCGCTTTCCGTCGTGTTCTGCGGAACGGCGACAGGCCGATGCGCTGCCTGATTCCCTGCGCCATTGATCAGGACCCCTTCTTCGTTctcacgcgcgccgccgcgctgcggctgaaGCAGCTACCGCCGGCCCTGCTTCACACCAAGTTCCTGCCGGCGCTCAAAGGCCTGGAGCACAAGatgagcagcagtgcagaggagaagggcgTCATTACTCTACATGACACCGATAAACAGGTGCGCaagaagctgcgccgcgccttTTCGGGCGGCTGCGCCACCCTAGAGCAGATGCAAGAGACGGGCGCCAACCTGGAGTTGGATGTGGCGTACCAGTACCTGCGGTTCTTCTGCCCTGATGACACACTCTTCGCCGACGTGACGCAGCGCTACCGTAGCGGTACCCTGAATAGCGGAGAGGTGAAGGACCTGGCGGCGGATTGCATCATCCGTGAGGTGCTGCACGATTGGCGGGAGCGGCGCGCAACGGTGACGGACGATGACGTGGTGGAGTTCTGCCGTATCCGTGACATTCTTCTCTGA
- a CDS encoding putative NADP-dependent alcohol dehydrogenase, which yields MPTEAHGWAALSAKSKLEPFAFQRRDVGPDDVVIAIAYCGVCHSDVHQARDEWDGSTFPMVPGHEIVGHVTKVGSEVTKYKAGDRVGVGCMVDSCMKCRQCERGLEQYCVNGASFTYNSTQQDKKTPTFGGYSDHVVVREHFVVSIPDNLDLCAAAPLLCAGVTTFSPLRYWGVKKGTRVGVVGLGGLGHMAVKLANAMGAEVTVFTRSSNKVEEAENLGAHHVVNTNNEQEMNSIQGTLDVIVDTVGMSHDLRPYMMTLDIDGKLALVGMPEHAHPPLDPRRIIASRQCVGGSNIAGMPETQELLNFCGEHNITATVEKIGIEYINEAYERILASDVRYRFVIDMASLKKE from the coding sequence ATGCCGACTGAAGCGCACGGATGGgctgccctctccgccaAGTCGAAGCTGGAGCCCTTCGCCTTCCAGCGCCGTGACGTCGGCCCTGACGATGTGGTGATCGCCATAGCGTACTGCGGTGTGTGCCACAGCGACGTGCATCAGGCCCGTGATGAGTGGGACGGCTCCACGTTCCCGATGGTGCCCGGCCACGAGATTGTTGGTCACGTGACGAAGGTGGGCTCAGAAGTGACCAAGTACAAGGCCGGCGACAGGGTTGGCGTGGGCTGCATGGTGGACTCGTGCATGAAGTGCCGCCAGTGCGAGCGCGGCCTGGAGCAGTATTGCGTGAATGGCGCATCGTTCACCTACAACAGCACGCAGCAGGACAAGAAGACGCCGACCTTTGGCGGCTACTCTGACCACGTGGTGGTGCGCGAGCATTTTGTTGTGAGCATCCCGGATAACCTCGACctgtgcgccgcggcgccgcttctctGCGCTGGTGTCACAACgttctcgccgctgcggtacTGGGGAGTGAAGAAGGGCacgcgcgtgggtgtggTTGGGCTGGGCGGTCTGGGTCACATGGCCGTGAAGCTGGCGAACGCGATGGGTGCGGAAGTGACGGTGTTCACTCGCTCCTCGAACAAAGTCGAGGAAGCGGAAAACCTCGGTGCGCACCACGTCGTCAACACGAACAACGAGCAGGAGATGAATTCGATTCAGGGAACACTCGACGTGATTGTGGACACGGTGGGCATGAGCCACGACCTGCGCCCCTACATGATGACGCTGGACATAGACGGCAAGCTTGCCCTGGTGGGCATGCcggagcacgcgcacccgccgctggACCCCCGGCGCATTATCGCTTCGCGCCAGTGTGTTGGCGGGTCGAATATTGCCGGCATGCCTGAGACGCAAGAGCTGCTCAACTTTTGCGGTGAGCACAACATCACCGCGACGGTGGAGAAGATCGGCATCGAATATATCAACGAGGCCTACGAGCGCATTTTGGCGAGCGACGTGCGCTACCGCTTCGTGATTGACATGGCGTCTCTGAAAAAGGAGTAG
- a CDS encoding putative argininosuccinate synthase, whose protein sequence is MLATTTAIVCGQKPSVVLAYSGGLDTSVIIPWLKENYDYEVIACCANVGQGAGEIDGLEEKAKKAGASKLYLLDLREEYVTDYIFPTLKAGAMYEGKYMLGTSHARPLIAKHLVEVAHKEGAVAICHGATGKGNDQVRFELAIMALDPSLKCVAPWREWNIKSREDAIDYAEAHGVPVPCTKSDLYSRDRNLWHISHEGMDLEDPAKEPAHAKLLRLCNTVEKAPDEAEYVTVQFEKGIPVAVNGRKMASVELVEELNALGGKHAIGIEDIVEDRLVGMKSRGVYETPAGTILYKALDMLESLCLDRDTQSFKRLSAVRFSELVYDGKWFTPLRESMSAMFDKMAETVTGEATLKLYKGNLMPAGAKSPYSLYDESIASFGDSHHLYNHHDAEGFIRLFGLPLRVRSMMLQAKEMPSSL, encoded by the coding sequence ATGCTcgcaacgacgacggcgattGTGTGCGGCCAAAAGCCGAGTGTGGTGCTTGCGTACAGCGGCGGCCTGGACACGTCTGTAATCATCCCGTGGCTGAAGGAAAACTACGACTACGAGGTGATTGCGTGCTGTGCAAACGTTGGGCAGGGTGCCGGTGAGATAGACGGGCTGGAggaaaaggcgaagaaggccgGTGCGTCGAAGCTGTACCTGCTGGACCTGCGGGAGGAGTACGTGACGGACTACATCTTCCCAACGTTGAAGGCTGGCGCGATGTACGAGGGGAAGTATATGCTGGGGACGTCGCACGCGCGACCCCTGATTGCGAAGCACCTTGTGGAGGTTGCGCACAAGGAGGGCGCTGTCGCGATCTGCCACGGCGCCACGGGGAAGGGCAACGACCAAGTGCGGTTCGAGCTGGCGATCATGGCGCTGGACCCAAGCCTGAAGTGCGTGGCGCCGTGGCGGGAATGGAACATCAAGTCGCGCGAGGACGCGATCGACTACGCGGAGGCCCATGGCGTCCCTGTACCGTGCACGAAGTCTGACCTTTACTCGCGTGACCGCAACCTGTGGCACATCAGCCACGAGGGCATGGACCTGGAGGACCCCGCAAAGGAGCCGGCGCACGCGAAGCTTCTGAGGCTGTGCAACAcggtggagaaggcgccCGACGAGGCAGAGTACGTGACGGTCCAGTTCGAGAAGGGCATCCCCGTCGCCGTGAATGGCAGAAAAATGGCGAGCGTGGAGCttgtggaggagctgaacGCGCTTGGCGGCAAGCATGCGATCGGGATCGAGGACATCGTGGAGGACCGCTTGGTAGGCATGAAGTCGCGCGGCGTGTATGAGACGCCTGCAGGGACGATCCTGTACAAGGCGTTGGACATGCTGGAGTCGTTGTGTCTCGACCGTGACACGCAGTCCTTCAAGCGCCTGTCGGCAGTGCGCTTCTCCGAGCTTGTGTACGACGGCAAGTGGTTtacgccgctgcgcgagtcGATGTCCGCGATGTTTGACAAGATGGCGGAGACGGTGACAGGCGAGGCGACACTGAAGCTGTACAAGGGTAACCTGATGCCTGCGGGTGCAAAGTCGCCGTACTCGCTGTATGACGAGAGCATCGCATCGTTCGGCGACAGCCACCACCTATACAATCACCACGATGCGGAGGGCTTCATCCGGCTGTTCGGGCTGCCGCTTCGTGTGCGCTCGATGATGCTGCAGGCAAAAGAGATGCCGAGCAGTTTGTGa
- the PTR1 gene encoding pteridine reductase 1, with protein MTAPTVPVALVTGAAKRLGRSIAEGLHAEGYAVCLHYHRSAAEANALSATLNARRPNSAITVQADLSNVATAPVSGADGSAPVTLFTRCAELVAACYTHWGRCDVLVNNASSFYPTPLLRNDEDGHEPCVGDREAMETATADLFGSNAIAPYFLIKAFAHRVAGTPAKHRGTNYSIINMVDAMTNQPLLGYTIYTMAKGALEGLTRSAALELAPLQIRVNGVGPGLSVLVDDMPPAVWEGHRSKVPLYQRDSSAAEVSDVVIFLCSSKAKYITGTCVKVDGGYSLTRA; from the coding sequence ATGACTGCTCCGACCGTGCCGGTGGCGTTGGTAACAGGCGCCGCGAAGCGTCTTGGCCGCAGTATCGCTGAGGGACTCCACGCGGAGGGGTACGCTGTCTGCTTGCACTATCATCGCTCTGCTGCAGAAGCGAACGCACTATCCGCGACGCTCAACGCAAGGCGACCGAACAGCGCCATCACGGTGCAGGCGGATCTGAGCAACGTTGCCACAGCCCCGGtcagcggcgctgatggCTCTGCACCTGTTACCCTCTTCACGCGCTGTGCTGAGTTGGTGGCTGCGTGCTACACCCACTGGGGACGCTGCGACGTGCTAGTGAACAACGCCTCTTCTTTCTAccccacgccgctgctgaggaaTGACGAGGATGGACACGAGCCCTGTGTCGGAGATAGAGAGGCAATGGAGACGGCCACCGCTGACCTCTTCGGCTCCAACGCGATAGCGCCCTACTTCTTGATTAAGGCGTTCGCGCATCGCGTCGCGGGCACCCCAGCCAAGCATCGCGGCACCAACTACTCCATCATCAACATGGTCGACGCCATGACGAACCAGCCTCTTCTCGGGTACACCATATATACCATGGCCAAAGGGGCGTTGGAGGGGCTGACACGGTCTGCCGCGCTGGAgcttgcgccgctgcagattCGAGTGAACGGCGTTGGTCCGGGTTTGTCGGTGCTCGTCGATGACATGCCCCCTGCTGTGTGGGAGGGCCACCGCAGCAAGGTGCCTCTGTACCAGCGCGATTCCTCCGCCGCAGAGGTGAGCGACGTTGTTATCTTTCTGTGCTCCTCCAAGGCCAAGTACATCACCGGCACCTGTGTCAAAGTGGATGGTGGCTACAGCCTTACCCGGGCCTGA
- a CDS encoding putative (H+)-ATPase G subunit has product MPPKQDNVQKLLAAEEKRNNLISDAKARKQQKVKQAKADAEREVASFRADKDREYDRYRAQQNGGADAENAELARETDRELEELKKLTAQRMDAVANMMVRLIVTVKE; this is encoded by the coding sequence ATGCCGCCGAAGCAGGACAACGTGCAGAAGCTTCTtgccgcggaggagaagcgcaaCAACCTCATCTCCGACGCCAAGGCGCGCAAGCAACAGAAGGTGAAGCAGGCCAAGGCCGACGCCGAGCGCGAGGTTGCCTCATTTCGCGCTGATAAAGACCGAGAGTACGACAGGTACCGCGCGCAGCAGAacggtggcgccgatgccgaAAACGCGGAACTCGCTCGTGAGACGGACAGGGAGCTAGAGGAGCTCAAGAAGctgacggcgcagcgcatggACGCCGTAGCGAACATGATGGTCAGGTTGATAGTGACGGTGAAGGAGTAG